The following are from one region of the Andrena cerasifolii isolate SP2316 chromosome 1, iyAndCera1_principal, whole genome shotgun sequence genome:
- the LOC143368118 gene encoding uncharacterized protein LOC143368118, translating to MVLQEASGQFGAVVAKRLFKPSNEYVTASKSGKLTSAHFKTWLEEVFFPKTNGASVLLLDSWSGHCEQDAHSAKPAGKEIIIKKIPQGTTGRIQPLDVYGFRVWKNYVRRFSDDVLLYNSDINLHLRNNIIKLQSLVHNQLSSPRYAHLFQYSWYKSGYIDEKAGDFENPVYFAFDQDAQTKCALCGVTAVIRCSWCQKSFCLKHFFHEYHFCDQYEP from the exons ATGGTTTTGCAAGAAGCAAGTGGACAGTTTGGAGCAGTAGTTGCAAAAAGATTATTTAAGCCGTCAAACGAATACGTAACTGCATCCAAATCTGGGAAACTCACTTCTG CTCATTTCAAGACCTGGTTGGAGGAGGTATTCTTTCCTAAAACAAATGGAGCAAGTGTATTATTGCTAGATTCTTGGAGTGGACACTGCGAACAAGATGCGCATAGTGCGAAACCAGCTGGTAAAGAAATCATAATTAAGAAAATACCACAAGGTACCACGGGACGAATCCAGCCTCTGGATGTGTACGGATTTAGAGTGTGGAAAAATTACGTTAGACGCTTTTCTGACGATGTACTGTTATACAATTCCGATATTAATCTACATTTaaggaataatattattaaattacagtCACTTGTGCACAACCAATTGTCTTCACCGAGATACGCACATTTATTTCAGTATTCCTGGTATAAAAGTGGGTATATAGACGAGAAAGCAGGAGATTTTGAGAACCCTGTGTACTTCGCTTTTGACCAGGATGCACAAACGAAATGTGCACTATGCGGTGTGACAGCTGTAATTAGATGCTCGTGGTGTCAGAAATCATTTTGTTTAAAACACTTCTTTCATGAATACCATTTTTGTGATCAATATGAACCATAA